Proteins encoded in a region of the Anaerolineales bacterium genome:
- the gatA gene encoding Asp-tRNA(Asn)/Glu-tRNA(Gln) amidotransferase subunit GatA codes for MTRLTDLTLLEAAAGLRAGQFSARELAQAHLDRIALLDEHLHAYLALTPELALSQADQADSHLAQARRQGSGDLPPLIGLPMAVKDVLCLAGVPTTCGSRILEGFRPPYTATAVQRLLDQGVVVLGKANTDEFAMGSSTENSAYGVTHNPWSLERVPGGSSGGPAAAVAAGLCLAALATDTGGSIRQPASFCGITGLKPSYGRVSRYGLIAYGSSLDCIGGLARSAADLLPIYQGMAGFDPLDSTSRQDVLTPIPLEGDLRGVRIGVPREYFIEGIHPDVEGGVRQAVETLVALGAQAVPISLPHTDLALPVYYVIAPAEASANLARYDGIRFGPRLPGQELLDQYLETRGRLFGPEVKRRIMLGTYALSAGYYDAYYGQAQKVRTLIKQDFDLAFQQVDLIGCPVAPTTAFAIGAHGDDPLAMYLEDVFTLPANLAGVPGMAFPVGRDADGLPIGMQLMAPALGEAALFQATHAYQQATGWHKERPPL; via the coding sequence ATGACTCGACTGACAGATCTCACCCTGCTGGAAGCCGCCGCCGGGCTGCGGGCCGGGCAGTTCTCGGCGCGCGAACTGGCGCAAGCCCACCTGGATCGAATCGCTCTCCTCGATGAACACCTGCATGCCTACCTGGCGCTGACGCCGGAGCTGGCGCTATCGCAGGCGGACCAGGCTGATTCCCATCTAGCCCAGGCCCGACGGCAAGGCTCCGGCGACCTGCCGCCGCTGATCGGGTTGCCGATGGCCGTTAAGGACGTGCTGTGCCTTGCGGGGGTACCCACCACTTGCGGTTCGCGCATCCTGGAAGGGTTCCGACCTCCGTACACGGCGACCGCCGTCCAACGACTGCTCGACCAGGGCGTGGTGGTTCTGGGCAAGGCCAACACCGACGAATTCGCCATGGGGTCGTCCACCGAGAACTCGGCCTATGGCGTCACGCACAACCCCTGGAGCCTGGAGCGCGTCCCCGGCGGGTCGTCCGGGGGACCAGCGGCCGCCGTCGCCGCCGGGCTGTGCCTGGCTGCGCTGGCCACCGACACCGGCGGCTCGATCCGCCAGCCGGCATCGTTTTGCGGCATCACCGGACTCAAGCCCAGCTACGGCCGGGTCTCGCGCTACGGTCTGATTGCCTATGGCTCATCGCTGGACTGCATCGGCGGTCTCGCCCGATCGGCGGCCGACCTGCTGCCGATTTACCAGGGCATGGCCGGATTCGATCCGCTGGATTCGACCTCACGCCAGGACGTCCTGACCCCGATCCCGCTGGAAGGCGATTTGCGGGGCGTGCGAATCGGCGTCCCCCGCGAGTACTTCATCGAAGGCATCCACCCCGACGTCGAGGGCGGCGTCCGCCAGGCCGTCGAGACGCTGGTGGCATTGGGCGCGCAGGCCGTGCCGATCAGCCTGCCGCACACCGACCTGGCGCTTCCGGTGTACTATGTGATTGCCCCGGCGGAGGCCTCCGCTAACCTGGCCCGCTACGACGGGATCCGCTTCGGACCCCGCCTTCCCGGGCAGGAGTTGCTCGACCAGTATCTGGAGACGCGCGGCCGCCTGTTCGGCCCCGAGGTCAAACGCCGGATCATGCTGGGCACCTATGCCCTGTCGGCAGGCTACTACGACGCCTACTACGGCCAGGCCCAGAAAGTGCGCACCCTGATCAAGCAAGACTTCGATCTGGCATTTCAGCAGGTTGACCTGATCGGCTGTCCGGTCGCGCCGACGACTGCTTTCGCCATCGGCGCTCACGGAGACGATCCGCTGGCGATGTACCTGGAAGATGTGTTTACGCTTCCGGCCAACCTGGCCGGCGTTCCGGGGATGGCTTTCCCGGTCGGCCGGGACGCCGACGGACTGCCGATCGGCATGCAGTTGATGGCGCCGGCCCTGGGCGAAGCGGCGCTCTTCCAGGCGACGCACGCCTACCAGCAGGCAACCGGCTGGCACAAGGAGCGGCCCCCCCTATGA
- the gatC gene encoding Asp-tRNA(Asn)/Glu-tRNA(Gln) amidotransferase subunit GatC, with the protein MTLTLDEVRHIARLARLSLTPAEEQRFQQQLSSILEHAARLSGVDTTAIPPTASVLPVQARLRPDVPLESANRERILENAPDAEGELFRIPPVFDA; encoded by the coding sequence ATGACGCTGACCCTCGATGAAGTCCGGCATATCGCCCGCCTGGCCCGATTGTCGCTGACGCCCGCAGAAGAGCAACGCTTCCAGCAGCAGCTGTCGTCGATTCTGGAGCATGCCGCCCGTCTCTCCGGGGTGGACACCACCGCCATCCCGCCGACGGCTAGCGTGCTCCCGGTCCAGGCCCGCTTACGCCCGGATGTACCCCTGGAGTCCGCCAACCGTGAGCGCATTCTGGAGAACGCACCCGACGCCGAGGGCGAGCTCTTCCGCATTCCTCCCGTCTTCGACGCCTGA
- a CDS encoding sugar phosphate nucleotidyltransferase → MRIVIPMAGYGTRLRPHTWSKPKPLVSVAGKAVLGHVLDMFADLPDVEEVVFIVGYLGRQVETYVAEHYPRLQARYLEQTEMLGQSHAVWLAREYLHGPILTIYVDTLIDTDFSSLQPDRPEAVAWVKAVPDPRRFGVAEVRPDGSVRRLVEKPEDASNNLVVVGGYFFPQGEALLSAIEKQMASGQRLQGEFFLADAINILLDEGLKMRTAPVDVWLDCGNADSLLETNRHLLATGSDNSAQAATRQGVVIVPPVYVDPSAVVQESVIGPHVSIGAECEIVRSVIQDSIVDAGSQIQGASLAGSLIGREARVIGRQQSLNVGDSSEIGFA, encoded by the coding sequence ATGAGAATCGTGATTCCCATGGCCGGCTACGGCACGCGCCTGCGTCCGCATACGTGGTCCAAGCCCAAGCCGCTGGTCTCAGTGGCCGGCAAGGCCGTGCTGGGCCACGTGCTCGACATGTTCGCCGACTTGCCGGACGTCGAAGAGGTCGTCTTCATCGTTGGTTACCTCGGCCGTCAGGTCGAGACCTACGTGGCCGAGCACTACCCCCGCCTACAGGCTCGCTATCTCGAACAGACCGAGATGCTCGGCCAGTCGCATGCCGTGTGGCTAGCGCGCGAGTATCTGCACGGACCGATCCTCACAATCTATGTCGACACCCTGATCGACACGGACTTTTCCAGCCTGCAGCCGGATCGGCCTGAGGCTGTCGCCTGGGTCAAGGCCGTGCCGGATCCGCGCCGGTTCGGCGTGGCCGAGGTGCGGCCGGATGGCAGCGTGCGCCGCCTGGTGGAGAAGCCTGAGGACGCCAGCAACAACCTGGTCGTCGTCGGCGGCTATTTCTTCCCGCAGGGAGAAGCGCTGCTATCGGCCATCGAGAAGCAGATGGCGAGCGGCCAACGCCTGCAGGGCGAGTTCTTCCTGGCCGACGCCATCAACATCCTGCTCGATGAGGGCCTGAAGATGCGCACCGCTCCGGTCGACGTCTGGCTGGATTGCGGCAATGCCGACAGCCTGCTGGAGACCAACCGCCACCTGCTGGCGACCGGCAGCGACAACTCCGCCCAGGCCGCCACCCGCCAGGGCGTGGTGATTGTGCCGCCGGTGTATGTCGATCCGTCGGCCGTGGTGCAGGAGTCCGTCATTGGACCCCATGTCAGCATCGGGGCCGAGTGCGAGATCGTGCGCTCGGTGATCCAGGACTCGATCGTCGATGCCGGATCGCAGATTCAGGGCGCCAGCCTGGCCGGTTCCCTGATCGGCCGCGAGGCGCGGGTGATCGGCCGCCAGCAATCCCTTAACGTGGGAGACTCCTCCGAAATCGGGTTCGCCTAG